One segment of Rosa chinensis cultivar Old Blush chromosome 6, RchiOBHm-V2, whole genome shotgun sequence DNA contains the following:
- the LOC112171858 gene encoding uncharacterized protein LOC112171858 isoform X2 produces the protein MIKGPKNLIPFQLLLLSSSLSLSVLISGDSESKPHSVWERYPATKIEFSLFLWKRKNKTKKNPYPLFPVFFQATFSLHIRSANVKSHHRSQMDKQLARRFKQSSGHKLFSGAGGDFVLLEKSKKERIRKLSTIGRGATCSSLEMDCDVSHREDEEELPSKRIKLPRKSMGDSNGGVHLASVPRKLRSAMKKRHRQSTSPSLSNSRKLLGGTESLNCDGVKKPCLKQGDRSPKETVSGPITKDEEEVVETLYALAGLVFPNNEANGNGKVESETLDANASALPESKNSPAPAVEVGDIKLDPVFPCRATSSTSPSYVEGFTKGTDQVDLLNNPSTHYQPEFPNSGTLCIDSNNNVSHNQINISSLSAKVEQCNEKRFSNAVNFRDPSELSLDSRLTQTVQQLTSVFSRKPEIAVELGTNIGSQVQKHDMLQESREKGSGLWPGLASNVSHGAKSDSPLLQSPAATMPPWMDAALSTSRASIQNGSSFAKVTKVVNGTRSCKKCAAHVYISHLIQSLKSSDSKDQLLLQPCQMRAHEGSEQGAFLGVNTYTNVKSGFNEVVSSSSIRISTAEKVSNEAKNGILQHKMLRLDQPSYTLASGAHTSPKQIFDFLSLSAGGGSSGNNDSFSRGRYAMEPSSEAQVPYLHSPVQHHNLIPFPLTRSRYSSSASLDSHPPVAQQGQLLPSYSNPFCVSQANVTALTKQPIQQQKLHLQQQQQQFHLQQHQQQQLHLQQQQQRFWAAQFAAQYRPAGTLAATAPSPSWQNIKQENCTLNQCGQALLSPSPSTLELVGPKYAPLSHQQQQQMPVTSFPPDRVKLSDHHLPSVYEESVGGYRAASALPLQLLCNERL, from the exons ATGATCAAAGGTCCAAAGAACCTGATTCCATTTCAGCTTTTGCTTTTGtcttcttctttatctctctctgTTTTGATCTCCGGCGACTCCGAGTCTAAACCCCACTCTGTCTGGGAGAGATACCCGGCAACGAAAATtgaattttctctctttctttggaaaagaaaaaacaaaacaaaaaaaaacccatacCCACTTTTTCCGGTTTTCTTTCAGGCGACCTTTTCG CTGCACATCCGTTCTGCAAATGTTAAGTCTCATCATCGTTCACAAATGGACAAGCAGCTAGCTCGTCGGTTTAAGCAATCCTCCGGGCACAAGCTCTTCTCcg gTGCTGGTGGCGACTTTGTGCTGCTTGAGAAATCGAAGAAGGAGAGGATTAGGAAATTGAGTACCATTGGTAGAGGAGCGACTTGTTCGAGCTTAGAAATGGATTGTGATGTGTCTCATAGAGAAGATGAGGAGGAGCTTCCCAGTAAGAGAATTAAGCTACCCAGAAAG TCTATGGGCGACAGCAATGGCGGCGTTCATCTAGCCTCTGTGCCTCGGAAACTGCGTTCAG CAATGAAGAAGCGCCATCGTCAATCTACATCTCCGTCTTTATCAAATTCAAGGAAGCTACTGGGTGGCACTGAGTCTCTCAACTGCGATGGCGTAAAGAAGCCATGCTTG AAACAAGGAGATAGATCCCCTAAAGAGACTGTTTCTGGGCCCATCACAAAAGATGAGGAAGAAGTTGTGGAGACCTTGTATGCTTTGGCTGGATTGGTGTTCCCCAACAATGAAGCAAATGGTAATGGCAAAgtagaatctgaaactttagATGCAAATGCTTCAGCTTTGCCAGAGTCAAAGAACAGTCCTGCGCCTGCAGTTGAAG TTGGAGACATCAAATTGGATCCAGTTTTCCCCTGTAGAGCTACCAGCTCCACTAGTCCATCTTACGTAGAAGGATTCACTAAAGGAACTGATCAAGTTGATTTATTGAATAATCCCAGTACTCATTATCAGCCTGAATTTCCCAACAGTGGCACACTCTGTATAGACTCGAATAATAACGTCTCTCATAATCAAATAAACATTTCTTCCTTGTCAGCTAAGGTTGAACAGTGCAATGAAAAGCGTTTCAGCAATGCTGTCAACTTCCGTGATCCATCCGAGTTAAGCCTCGATAGTCG GTTAACGCAGACAGTGCAACAGCTGACCTCAGTTTTCAGTAGAAAACCAGAAATTGCAGTGGAGCTG GGCACGAACATTGGGAGTCAAGTTCAAAAACATGATATGCTCCAGGAATCCAGGGAGAAAG GTTCAGGATTGTGGCCTGGCTTGGCTTCAAATGTCTCACATGGTGCTAAGAGTGATAGTCCACTTTTGCA GAGCCCTGCTGCTACAATGCCTCCCTGGATGGATGCTGCTTTGTCGACCTCCAGAGCATCAATCCAAAATGGTTCTTCTTTTGCAAAG GTTACGAAAGTTGTCAATGGTACAAGATCGTGTAAGAAATGTGCAGCTCATGTCTATATAAGTCATTTGATCCAGTCTCTAAAAAGCTCTGACAGCAAAGATCAGTTACTGCTACAACCTTGTCAAATGAGAGCACATGAAGGATCCGAACAAGGGGCTTTTTTGGGAGTTAATACCTATACTAATGTTAAAAGTGGCTTCAATGAGGTTGTTTCCAGCAGTAGCATAAGAATCTCTACTGCTGAAAAAGTTTCAAATGAAGCTAAGAACGGTATTCTTCAGCACAAGATGCTCCGTCTAGATCAGCCATCGTATACTTTGGCATCTGGGGCACATACGTCACCAAAACAG ATTTTTGATTTCCTTTCATTGTCAGCCGGAGGTGGTAGCTCAGGAAATAATGATAGTTTTAGTAGAGGTAGATATGCAATGGAGCCGTCGTCAGAAGCCCAAGTTCCTTATCTTCATTCTCCTGTGCAGCATCACAATCTCATTCCTTTCCCTTTGACCCGGTCTCGCTACAGCTCTTCTGCTTCCCTTGACAGTCACCCACCAGTGGCACAGCAG GGCCAGCTGCTACCTTCATATAGCAACCCATTCTGTGTTTCTCAAGCAAATGTCACAGCCTTGACAAAACAACCAATACAACAGCAAAAATTACAtctgcagcagcagcaacaacagtTTCATCTGCAGCAgcatcagcaacaacaattaCATCTGCAGCAGCAACAGCAAAGGTTTTGGGCAGCTCAGTTCGCGGCTCAGTACAGGCCAGCGGGAACTCTGGCAGCCACAGCTCCCTCTCCGAGCTGGCAAAATATAAAGCAGGAGAACTGTACACTGAATCAATGTGGCCAAGCTCTCCTTTCTCCTTCCCCTTCAACACTTGAACTAGTTGGTCCCAAGTATGCACCACTATCTcatcagcagcagcaacaaATGCCAGTCACTTCTTTTCCTCCCGACAGGGTAAAACTGTCAGACCACCATCTGCCATCTGTGTATGAGGAGTCTGTAGGCGGGTACCGTGCTGCTAGTGCACTGCCATTGCAGTTGCTCTGCAATGAGCGCCTCTGA
- the LOC112171858 gene encoding uncharacterized protein LOC112171858 isoform X5, protein MIKGPKNLIPFQLLLLSSSLSLSVLISGDSESKPHSVWERYPATKIEFSLFLWKRKNKTKKNPYPLFPVFFQATFSLHIRSANVKSHHRSQMDKQLARRFKQSSGHKLFSGAGGDFVLLEKSKKERIRKLSTIGRGATCSSLEMDCDVSHREDEEELPSKRIKLPRKSMGDSNGGVHLASVPRKLRSAMKKRHRQSTSPSLSNSRKLLGGTESLNCDGVKKPCLKQGDRSPKETVSGPITKDEEEVVETLYALAGLVFPNNEANGNGKVESETLDANASALPESKNSPAPAVEVGDIKLDPVFPCRATSSTSPSYVEGFTKGTDQVDLLNNPSTHYQPEFPNSGTLCIDSNNNVSHNQINISSLSAKVEQCNEKRFSNAVNFRDPSELSLDSRLTQTVQQLTSVFSRKPEIAVELGTNIGSQVQKHDMLQESREKGLWPGLASNVSHGAKSDSPLLQSPAATMPPWMDAALSTSRASIQNGSSFAKVTKVVNGTRSCKKCAAHVYISHLIQSLKSSDSKDQLLLQPCQMRAHEGSEQGAFLGVNTYTNVKSGFNEVVSSSSIRISTAEKVSNEAKNGILQHKMLRLDQPSYTLASGAHTSPKQIFDFLSLSAGGGSSGNNDSFSRGRYAMEPSSEAQVPYLHSPVQHHNLIPFPLTRSRYSSSASLDSHPPVAQQGQLLPSYSNPFCVSQANVTALTKQPIQQQKLHLQQQQQQFHLQQHQQQQLHLQQQQQRFWAAQFAAQYRPAGTLAATAPSPSWQNIKQENCTLNQCGQALLSPSPSTLELVGPKYAPLSHQQQQQMPVTSFPPDRVKLSDHHLPSVYEESVGGYRAASALPLQLLCNERL, encoded by the exons ATGATCAAAGGTCCAAAGAACCTGATTCCATTTCAGCTTTTGCTTTTGtcttcttctttatctctctctgTTTTGATCTCCGGCGACTCCGAGTCTAAACCCCACTCTGTCTGGGAGAGATACCCGGCAACGAAAATtgaattttctctctttctttggaaaagaaaaaacaaaacaaaaaaaaacccatacCCACTTTTTCCGGTTTTCTTTCAGGCGACCTTTTCG CTGCACATCCGTTCTGCAAATGTTAAGTCTCATCATCGTTCACAAATGGACAAGCAGCTAGCTCGTCGGTTTAAGCAATCCTCCGGGCACAAGCTCTTCTCcg gTGCTGGTGGCGACTTTGTGCTGCTTGAGAAATCGAAGAAGGAGAGGATTAGGAAATTGAGTACCATTGGTAGAGGAGCGACTTGTTCGAGCTTAGAAATGGATTGTGATGTGTCTCATAGAGAAGATGAGGAGGAGCTTCCCAGTAAGAGAATTAAGCTACCCAGAAAG TCTATGGGCGACAGCAATGGCGGCGTTCATCTAGCCTCTGTGCCTCGGAAACTGCGTTCAG CAATGAAGAAGCGCCATCGTCAATCTACATCTCCGTCTTTATCAAATTCAAGGAAGCTACTGGGTGGCACTGAGTCTCTCAACTGCGATGGCGTAAAGAAGCCATGCTTG AAACAAGGAGATAGATCCCCTAAAGAGACTGTTTCTGGGCCCATCACAAAAGATGAGGAAGAAGTTGTGGAGACCTTGTATGCTTTGGCTGGATTGGTGTTCCCCAACAATGAAGCAAATGGTAATGGCAAAgtagaatctgaaactttagATGCAAATGCTTCAGCTTTGCCAGAGTCAAAGAACAGTCCTGCGCCTGCAGTTGAAG TTGGAGACATCAAATTGGATCCAGTTTTCCCCTGTAGAGCTACCAGCTCCACTAGTCCATCTTACGTAGAAGGATTCACTAAAGGAACTGATCAAGTTGATTTATTGAATAATCCCAGTACTCATTATCAGCCTGAATTTCCCAACAGTGGCACACTCTGTATAGACTCGAATAATAACGTCTCTCATAATCAAATAAACATTTCTTCCTTGTCAGCTAAGGTTGAACAGTGCAATGAAAAGCGTTTCAGCAATGCTGTCAACTTCCGTGATCCATCCGAGTTAAGCCTCGATAGTCG GTTAACGCAGACAGTGCAACAGCTGACCTCAGTTTTCAGTAGAAAACCAGAAATTGCAGTGGAGCTG GGCACGAACATTGGGAGTCAAGTTCAAAAACATGATATGCTCCAGGAATCCAGGGAGAAAG GATTGTGGCCTGGCTTGGCTTCAAATGTCTCACATGGTGCTAAGAGTGATAGTCCACTTTTGCA GAGCCCTGCTGCTACAATGCCTCCCTGGATGGATGCTGCTTTGTCGACCTCCAGAGCATCAATCCAAAATGGTTCTTCTTTTGCAAAG GTTACGAAAGTTGTCAATGGTACAAGATCGTGTAAGAAATGTGCAGCTCATGTCTATATAAGTCATTTGATCCAGTCTCTAAAAAGCTCTGACAGCAAAGATCAGTTACTGCTACAACCTTGTCAAATGAGAGCACATGAAGGATCCGAACAAGGGGCTTTTTTGGGAGTTAATACCTATACTAATGTTAAAAGTGGCTTCAATGAGGTTGTTTCCAGCAGTAGCATAAGAATCTCTACTGCTGAAAAAGTTTCAAATGAAGCTAAGAACGGTATTCTTCAGCACAAGATGCTCCGTCTAGATCAGCCATCGTATACTTTGGCATCTGGGGCACATACGTCACCAAAACAG ATTTTTGATTTCCTTTCATTGTCAGCCGGAGGTGGTAGCTCAGGAAATAATGATAGTTTTAGTAGAGGTAGATATGCAATGGAGCCGTCGTCAGAAGCCCAAGTTCCTTATCTTCATTCTCCTGTGCAGCATCACAATCTCATTCCTTTCCCTTTGACCCGGTCTCGCTACAGCTCTTCTGCTTCCCTTGACAGTCACCCACCAGTGGCACAGCAG GGCCAGCTGCTACCTTCATATAGCAACCCATTCTGTGTTTCTCAAGCAAATGTCACAGCCTTGACAAAACAACCAATACAACAGCAAAAATTACAtctgcagcagcagcaacaacagtTTCATCTGCAGCAgcatcagcaacaacaattaCATCTGCAGCAGCAACAGCAAAGGTTTTGGGCAGCTCAGTTCGCGGCTCAGTACAGGCCAGCGGGAACTCTGGCAGCCACAGCTCCCTCTCCGAGCTGGCAAAATATAAAGCAGGAGAACTGTACACTGAATCAATGTGGCCAAGCTCTCCTTTCTCCTTCCCCTTCAACACTTGAACTAGTTGGTCCCAAGTATGCACCACTATCTcatcagcagcagcaacaaATGCCAGTCACTTCTTTTCCTCCCGACAGGGTAAAACTGTCAGACCACCATCTGCCATCTGTGTATGAGGAGTCTGTAGGCGGGTACCGTGCTGCTAGTGCACTGCCATTGCAGTTGCTCTGCAATGAGCGCCTCTGA
- the LOC112171858 gene encoding uncharacterized protein LOC112171858 isoform X1 — MIKGPKNLIPFQLLLLSSSLSLSVLISGDSESKPHSVWERYPATKIEFSLFLWKRKNKTKKNPYPLFPVFFQATFSLHIRSANVKSHHRSQMDKQLARRFKQSSGHKLFSGAGGDFVLLEKSKKERIRKLSTIGRGATCSSLEMDCDVSHREDEEELPSKRIKLPRKSMGDSNGGVHLASVPRKLRSAMKKRHRQSTSPSLSNSRKLLGGTESLNCDGVKKPCLKQGDRSPKETVSGPITKDEEEVVETLYALAGLVFPNNEANGNGKVESETLDANASALPESKNSPAPAVEVGDIKLDPVFPCRATSSTSPSYVEGFTKGTDQVDLLNNPSTHYQPEFPNSGTLCIDSNNNVSHNQINISSLSAKVEQCNEKRFSNAVNFRDPSELSLDSRRLTQTVQQLTSVFSRKPEIAVELGTNIGSQVQKHDMLQESREKGSGLWPGLASNVSHGAKSDSPLLQSPAATMPPWMDAALSTSRASIQNGSSFAKVTKVVNGTRSCKKCAAHVYISHLIQSLKSSDSKDQLLLQPCQMRAHEGSEQGAFLGVNTYTNVKSGFNEVVSSSSIRISTAEKVSNEAKNGILQHKMLRLDQPSYTLASGAHTSPKQIFDFLSLSAGGGSSGNNDSFSRGRYAMEPSSEAQVPYLHSPVQHHNLIPFPLTRSRYSSSASLDSHPPVAQQGQLLPSYSNPFCVSQANVTALTKQPIQQQKLHLQQQQQQFHLQQHQQQQLHLQQQQQRFWAAQFAAQYRPAGTLAATAPSPSWQNIKQENCTLNQCGQALLSPSPSTLELVGPKYAPLSHQQQQQMPVTSFPPDRVKLSDHHLPSVYEESVGGYRAASALPLQLLCNERL; from the exons ATGATCAAAGGTCCAAAGAACCTGATTCCATTTCAGCTTTTGCTTTTGtcttcttctttatctctctctgTTTTGATCTCCGGCGACTCCGAGTCTAAACCCCACTCTGTCTGGGAGAGATACCCGGCAACGAAAATtgaattttctctctttctttggaaaagaaaaaacaaaacaaaaaaaaacccatacCCACTTTTTCCGGTTTTCTTTCAGGCGACCTTTTCG CTGCACATCCGTTCTGCAAATGTTAAGTCTCATCATCGTTCACAAATGGACAAGCAGCTAGCTCGTCGGTTTAAGCAATCCTCCGGGCACAAGCTCTTCTCcg gTGCTGGTGGCGACTTTGTGCTGCTTGAGAAATCGAAGAAGGAGAGGATTAGGAAATTGAGTACCATTGGTAGAGGAGCGACTTGTTCGAGCTTAGAAATGGATTGTGATGTGTCTCATAGAGAAGATGAGGAGGAGCTTCCCAGTAAGAGAATTAAGCTACCCAGAAAG TCTATGGGCGACAGCAATGGCGGCGTTCATCTAGCCTCTGTGCCTCGGAAACTGCGTTCAG CAATGAAGAAGCGCCATCGTCAATCTACATCTCCGTCTTTATCAAATTCAAGGAAGCTACTGGGTGGCACTGAGTCTCTCAACTGCGATGGCGTAAAGAAGCCATGCTTG AAACAAGGAGATAGATCCCCTAAAGAGACTGTTTCTGGGCCCATCACAAAAGATGAGGAAGAAGTTGTGGAGACCTTGTATGCTTTGGCTGGATTGGTGTTCCCCAACAATGAAGCAAATGGTAATGGCAAAgtagaatctgaaactttagATGCAAATGCTTCAGCTTTGCCAGAGTCAAAGAACAGTCCTGCGCCTGCAGTTGAAG TTGGAGACATCAAATTGGATCCAGTTTTCCCCTGTAGAGCTACCAGCTCCACTAGTCCATCTTACGTAGAAGGATTCACTAAAGGAACTGATCAAGTTGATTTATTGAATAATCCCAGTACTCATTATCAGCCTGAATTTCCCAACAGTGGCACACTCTGTATAGACTCGAATAATAACGTCTCTCATAATCAAATAAACATTTCTTCCTTGTCAGCTAAGGTTGAACAGTGCAATGAAAAGCGTTTCAGCAATGCTGTCAACTTCCGTGATCCATCCGAGTTAAGCCTCGATAGTCG CAGGTTAACGCAGACAGTGCAACAGCTGACCTCAGTTTTCAGTAGAAAACCAGAAATTGCAGTGGAGCTG GGCACGAACATTGGGAGTCAAGTTCAAAAACATGATATGCTCCAGGAATCCAGGGAGAAAG GTTCAGGATTGTGGCCTGGCTTGGCTTCAAATGTCTCACATGGTGCTAAGAGTGATAGTCCACTTTTGCA GAGCCCTGCTGCTACAATGCCTCCCTGGATGGATGCTGCTTTGTCGACCTCCAGAGCATCAATCCAAAATGGTTCTTCTTTTGCAAAG GTTACGAAAGTTGTCAATGGTACAAGATCGTGTAAGAAATGTGCAGCTCATGTCTATATAAGTCATTTGATCCAGTCTCTAAAAAGCTCTGACAGCAAAGATCAGTTACTGCTACAACCTTGTCAAATGAGAGCACATGAAGGATCCGAACAAGGGGCTTTTTTGGGAGTTAATACCTATACTAATGTTAAAAGTGGCTTCAATGAGGTTGTTTCCAGCAGTAGCATAAGAATCTCTACTGCTGAAAAAGTTTCAAATGAAGCTAAGAACGGTATTCTTCAGCACAAGATGCTCCGTCTAGATCAGCCATCGTATACTTTGGCATCTGGGGCACATACGTCACCAAAACAG ATTTTTGATTTCCTTTCATTGTCAGCCGGAGGTGGTAGCTCAGGAAATAATGATAGTTTTAGTAGAGGTAGATATGCAATGGAGCCGTCGTCAGAAGCCCAAGTTCCTTATCTTCATTCTCCTGTGCAGCATCACAATCTCATTCCTTTCCCTTTGACCCGGTCTCGCTACAGCTCTTCTGCTTCCCTTGACAGTCACCCACCAGTGGCACAGCAG GGCCAGCTGCTACCTTCATATAGCAACCCATTCTGTGTTTCTCAAGCAAATGTCACAGCCTTGACAAAACAACCAATACAACAGCAAAAATTACAtctgcagcagcagcaacaacagtTTCATCTGCAGCAgcatcagcaacaacaattaCATCTGCAGCAGCAACAGCAAAGGTTTTGGGCAGCTCAGTTCGCGGCTCAGTACAGGCCAGCGGGAACTCTGGCAGCCACAGCTCCCTCTCCGAGCTGGCAAAATATAAAGCAGGAGAACTGTACACTGAATCAATGTGGCCAAGCTCTCCTTTCTCCTTCCCCTTCAACACTTGAACTAGTTGGTCCCAAGTATGCACCACTATCTcatcagcagcagcaacaaATGCCAGTCACTTCTTTTCCTCCCGACAGGGTAAAACTGTCAGACCACCATCTGCCATCTGTGTATGAGGAGTCTGTAGGCGGGTACCGTGCTGCTAGTGCACTGCCATTGCAGTTGCTCTGCAATGAGCGCCTCTGA